One genomic segment of Aquamicrobium lusatiense includes these proteins:
- a CDS encoding LysR family transcriptional regulator, which yields MSRNQLSHLAVLSVVAQHGSFRAAARELGIAPSAVSHAVSVLEARLGVRLLARTTRSVAPTGEGAALLERLRPALSEIDLALEQALEARDRPAGKLRLNVPRTAAELALAPRLAAFAAAYPDITLEIVSEDRFTDVVEGGFDAGVRLGESLQRDMIAVRIGPQLRGAVVAAPSCLAGRELPLHPRDLANHRCIRFRFSSGVIYRWEFAKEGEEIVMDVDGPLILGEDRVIVQAALDGAGIAFLFEDYVRQPLADGRLVRLLEDWCPPFDGFFVYYPSRKQMRPALRAFVDFFRWRG from the coding sequence ATGTCGCGAAACCAGCTTTCTCATCTCGCCGTTCTTTCGGTCGTTGCGCAGCACGGCAGTTTCCGCGCCGCCGCGCGTGAACTGGGCATTGCCCCATCGGCCGTCAGCCACGCCGTCTCGGTGCTGGAGGCGCGGCTTGGGGTGCGGCTGCTGGCCAGAACCACGCGCAGCGTCGCCCCGACCGGCGAAGGCGCTGCCTTGCTGGAACGGTTGCGGCCGGCGCTCTCGGAAATAGACCTTGCGCTCGAACAGGCGCTCGAAGCGCGCGACAGGCCGGCCGGAAAGCTGCGCCTCAACGTGCCGCGCACCGCCGCCGAGCTGGCACTCGCACCGCGCCTTGCCGCCTTCGCCGCCGCCTATCCGGACATCACGCTGGAGATCGTCAGCGAGGACCGCTTTACAGATGTCGTGGAAGGCGGCTTCGATGCTGGCGTGCGGCTCGGCGAAAGCCTGCAGCGCGACATGATCGCCGTGCGTATCGGCCCCCAGCTGCGTGGGGCGGTGGTGGCCGCTCCCTCCTGTCTCGCGGGCAGGGAGTTGCCCTTGCATCCGCGCGACCTCGCCAATCACCGCTGCATCCGCTTTCGCTTTTCCAGCGGCGTCATCTATCGCTGGGAGTTTGCAAAGGAGGGCGAGGAGATCGTCATGGATGTGGACGGTCCTCTGATTCTCGGCGAAGACCGGGTGATCGTGCAGGCCGCGCTCGATGGCGCAGGCATCGCCTTCCTCTTTGAAGATTATGTGCGCCAGCCTCTGGCGGACGGGCGGCTGGTGCGCCTGCTGGAGGACTGGTGCCCGCCCTTCGACGGCTTCTTCGTCTACTATCCCAGCCGCAAGCAGATGCGCCCGGCGCTCAGGGCCTTCGTGGATTTCTTTCGCTGGCGCGGCTAA
- a CDS encoding YifB family Mg chelatase-like AAA ATPase, with amino-acid sequence MVSRVRTVAFQGIEAVPVDVQIMVAPGKVGMSIVGLPDKAVAESRERVQAALHASGLSMPAKRVTVNLAPADLPKEGSHYDLPIALGLMAALGVIPGEALSAYVVLGELSLDGAIASVAGALPAAIAANGEGRGLICPHDCGAEAAWAGIEFDLLAPRSLIALANHFRGTQVLTRPEPGVRAGSADLPDLADIKGQESARRALEVAAAGGHNLLMTGPPGSGKSMLAQRLPSILPPLSPRELLDVSMIASIAGELAGGRLTDRRPFRAPHHSASMAALVGGGFRARPGEISLAHHGVLFLDEFPEFSPQTLDALRQPLETGSCMIARANHRISYPARIQLVAAMNPCRCGMAGEPGFRCARGERCRTEYQARISGPLLDRIDLRIEVPAVSAADLIRPGKSEASAAVATRVARARDLQRARFEALGADGALTNAQCPPSLIEVVATPDQGGMMLLQDASEKLGFSGRAYHRVLKVARTLADLDGSEGIGRIHVAEAISYRMETGLMAKAA; translated from the coding sequence ATGGTTTCACGCGTGCGAACGGTCGCCTTTCAGGGCATCGAGGCCGTGCCCGTCGACGTGCAGATCATGGTGGCGCCGGGAAAGGTGGGCATGTCCATCGTCGGCCTGCCCGACAAGGCGGTCGCGGAAAGCCGTGAGCGTGTGCAGGCCGCCCTTCATGCGTCCGGCCTGTCGATGCCCGCCAAACGCGTGACGGTCAATCTGGCGCCTGCCGATCTGCCCAAGGAAGGCAGCCATTACGACCTGCCGATCGCGCTGGGGCTGATGGCCGCGCTCGGGGTCATTCCGGGCGAGGCGCTGAGCGCCTATGTGGTTCTGGGAGAACTGTCGCTGGATGGCGCCATCGCTTCGGTCGCCGGTGCGCTGCCGGCAGCGATCGCCGCCAACGGAGAGGGCCGGGGCCTGATCTGTCCGCATGATTGCGGGGCCGAAGCGGCGTGGGCCGGTATCGAATTTGACCTTCTGGCGCCGCGCAGCCTGATCGCGCTTGCCAATCATTTCCGGGGCACGCAGGTGCTCACGCGGCCTGAGCCGGGCGTGCGCGCCGGCAGCGCCGATCTGCCCGATCTGGCCGACATCAAGGGGCAGGAAAGTGCGCGCCGGGCGCTTGAGGTGGCGGCCGCAGGCGGTCACAATCTGCTGATGACCGGCCCGCCGGGCTCGGGGAAATCCATGCTCGCCCAGCGGCTGCCGTCGATCCTGCCGCCGCTGTCGCCGCGCGAGTTGCTGGACGTGTCGATGATTGCGTCTATTGCCGGGGAACTGGCGGGCGGGCGGCTTACCGATCGCCGGCCGTTCCGGGCCCCGCATCATTCCGCCTCGATGGCGGCGCTGGTGGGCGGCGGGTTCAGGGCGCGTCCCGGTGAGATATCGCTGGCCCATCACGGCGTGCTGTTTCTGGATGAGTTTCCTGAATTTTCTCCGCAGACCCTCGATGCGCTGCGCCAGCCGCTCGAAACGGGTTCCTGCATGATCGCGCGCGCCAATCACCGCATCAGCTACCCGGCACGGATCCAGCTGGTCGCCGCCATGAATCCCTGCCGCTGCGGCATGGCTGGCGAACCGGGTTTTCGCTGTGCGCGCGGCGAGCGCTGCCGCACGGAATATCAGGCCCGCATCTCCGGACCCTTGCTGGACCGCATTGATCTCAGGATCGAGGTGCCTGCGGTTTCGGCTGCCGACCTGATCCGCCCGGGAAAGTCGGAAGCGAGCGCTGCCGTGGCCACGCGCGTGGCGCGGGCGCGCGATCTCCAGCGAGCCCGTTTCGAGGCGCTGGGTGCCGATGGAGCGCTGACCAACGCCCAGTGCCCGCCTTCGCTGATCGAGGTGGTCGCCACCCCCGATCAGGGAGGAATGATGCTTCTGCAGGATGCCAGCGAAAAGCTCGGCTTCTCCGGCCGCGCCTATCACCGCGTGCTGAAAGTTGCGCGCACGCTGGCCGATCTCGACGGCAGCGAGGGCATCGGCCGCATCCATGTGGCGGAGGCGATCTCCTACCGCATGGAGACCGGGCTCATGGCGAAGGCTGCATAG
- a CDS encoding ABC transporter permease subunit, whose amino-acid sequence MLERLSKAKSAQPGKVYGAPGEGYSGHISLITALVLIALWFLVTSMGWVRPLFLPSPIAVYNKFILAMTDGVANSTLIEHTLASLGRVFGAFALACVTAIPIGILMGVNRVVRGVLDPIIEFYRPLPPLAYLPLVIIWLGIGEFPKVFLIFLAIFAPMAIAARAGVRSVSTEQIHAAYAMGATSQQVITQVIMKAALPEIFTGMRIGIGVGWTTLVAAEMVAASRGLGFMVLNAAEYLASDTVIMGIIVIGVFAFAFDLLIRHLEKVFIPWKGRI is encoded by the coding sequence ATGCTTGAGCGGCTGTCCAAGGCGAAATCCGCACAACCCGGCAAGGTCTATGGCGCACCGGGCGAGGGCTACAGCGGCCATATCAGCCTCATCACGGCACTGGTGCTGATTGCGCTGTGGTTCCTCGTCACCTCGATGGGGTGGGTGAGGCCGCTGTTCCTGCCTTCTCCGATTGCCGTCTACAACAAGTTCATCCTTGCCATGACCGACGGCGTTGCCAACTCCACGCTCATCGAACACACGCTTGCCAGCCTCGGCCGCGTCTTCGGCGCTTTCGCGCTGGCCTGCGTGACGGCCATTCCGATCGGCATCCTGATGGGCGTCAACCGGGTCGTTCGCGGCGTGCTCGACCCGATCATCGAGTTCTACCGGCCGCTGCCACCGCTCGCCTATCTGCCGCTGGTCATCATCTGGCTGGGCATCGGCGAGTTCCCAAAAGTCTTCCTGATTTTCCTCGCCATCTTCGCGCCGATGGCGATCGCGGCCCGCGCCGGCGTGCGCTCGGTCTCGACCGAACAGATCCACGCCGCCTATGCGATGGGCGCAACCAGCCAGCAGGTGATCACTCAGGTCATCATGAAGGCGGCGCTGCCGGAAATCTTCACCGGGATGCGCATTGGCATCGGTGTCGGCTGGACGACTCTGGTGGCGGCCGAAATGGTGGCGGCCAGCCGCGGCCTCGGCTTCATGGTGCTGAATGCAGCCGAATATCTGGCAAGCGACACCGTCATCATGGGCATCATCGTGATCGGCGTCTTCGCCTTCGCCTTCGACCTGCTCATCCGCCATCTGGAAAAGGTCTTCATCCCGTGGAAGGGTCGCATCTGA
- the hrpB gene encoding ATP-dependent helicase HrpB has product MSKILLPELPVTAVLADLGTALEHGNKAVLVAPPGAGKTTLVPLSLLDAGWREGGTIVLLEPRRLAARAAARRMASLLGEEPGGVVGYAMRMEKRVSERTRILVVTEGVLARMILDDPELPGIKAVIFDEFHERSLDGDFGLALALDVQGALRPDLRLLVMSATLDGARVAKLLDGAPVIESEGRAFPVDIRYRERPAGTPVEDAMAAAIRAALSEEAGSVLAFLPGQREIERTAERLEGRVAADTDIVRLYGMMDAKAQDAAIRPPVAGRRKVVLATAIAETSITIDGVRVVIDSGLARLPAYEPASGLTRLETVRVSRASADQRAGRAGRTEPGVAIRLWRTEQTAALPAFTPPEILAADLSGLLLDCAAFGVADPASLAFLDPPPAPALNEARNLLRTLDAIDGDGRLTGAGQAMRRLALPVRLAHMVAEAARNGHERDAALLAVLLTERGLGGDSADLERRLMRFAGEKSPRANAARQLAQRLARSAGGGVNSDAPSSPGALLLHAWPDRVAKARGERGRFVLANGSGAMLDAADPLAAEPFLVVADLQGKAQNARITAAAAVGEDDIRALLGHAIESRRDTLFDLERRSVRVREQSRLGAIVLAERMLPAPTGDEANEAVLDAVRAHGVSILPWGKEATALRQRLSWLHKGLGDPWPDMSDEALTARLEDWLLPFLTGSASLASISGNALTAGLTALVPHDLQRRIDALAPTHFDAPSGSHVPVRYDGEQPVLAIRVQELFGLAAHPAIAGGTVPLTLELLSPAHRPIQTTRDLPGFWRGSWADVRSDMRGRYPKHVWPENPLQAQATSRAKPRGT; this is encoded by the coding sequence ATGAGCAAGATTTTATTGCCGGAACTTCCGGTCACCGCCGTTCTGGCCGATCTGGGCACAGCGTTGGAGCATGGCAACAAGGCGGTGCTGGTTGCACCGCCAGGCGCCGGCAAGACGACGCTCGTGCCACTCAGCCTGCTCGATGCCGGCTGGCGCGAGGGCGGCACCATCGTGCTTCTGGAACCGCGCCGGCTGGCGGCGCGCGCCGCGGCACGACGCATGGCCTCCCTTCTGGGCGAGGAGCCGGGCGGCGTGGTCGGCTATGCCATGCGCATGGAAAAGCGCGTGTCGGAGCGCACCCGCATCCTTGTTGTCACCGAGGGCGTGCTGGCGCGCATGATCCTCGACGATCCCGAGCTGCCCGGCATCAAGGCCGTCATCTTCGACGAGTTTCACGAACGCTCGCTGGACGGCGATTTCGGCCTCGCGCTGGCGCTCGACGTGCAGGGCGCGCTGCGTCCCGATCTGCGCCTGCTGGTGATGTCGGCGACGCTGGATGGCGCGCGCGTGGCAAAATTGCTTGACGGTGCCCCGGTGATCGAAAGCGAGGGCCGCGCCTTTCCCGTCGACATCCGCTATCGGGAACGCCCCGCCGGCACGCCGGTCGAGGATGCCATGGCCGCCGCCATCCGTGCGGCCCTGTCGGAAGAGGCCGGCAGCGTGCTTGCCTTCCTGCCCGGCCAGCGCGAGATCGAGCGCACCGCCGAGCGGTTGGAAGGCCGCGTCGCGGCCGACACCGACATCGTGCGGCTCTACGGCATGATGGATGCGAAGGCGCAGGACGCCGCCATCCGCCCGCCTGTCGCCGGCCGGCGCAAGGTGGTGCTGGCCACGGCCATTGCCGAAACCTCGATCACCATAGATGGCGTGCGCGTCGTCATCGACAGCGGACTGGCGCGCCTGCCCGCCTATGAGCCGGCCAGCGGCCTCACCCGGCTGGAGACGGTGCGCGTGTCGCGCGCCTCGGCCGACCAGCGCGCCGGGCGTGCCGGGCGCACGGAGCCCGGCGTGGCGATCCGGCTGTGGCGCACCGAGCAGACGGCGGCGCTTCCCGCCTTCACGCCGCCCGAAATCCTTGCCGCCGACCTCTCCGGCCTGTTGCTGGACTGCGCGGCGTTCGGCGTTGCCGATCCCGCAAGCCTTGCCTTCCTCGACCCGCCGCCCGCTCCTGCGCTCAACGAGGCGCGCAATCTTCTGCGCACGCTGGACGCCATCGATGGCGATGGCCGCCTGACCGGAGCCGGCCAGGCGATGCGGCGCCTCGCCTTGCCGGTGCGGCTTGCGCATATGGTGGCCGAGGCTGCCCGAAATGGGCATGAGCGGGACGCGGCCCTTCTCGCCGTGCTTCTGACCGAGCGCGGGCTTGGCGGCGACAGCGCCGATCTGGAACGGCGGCTGATGCGCTTTGCCGGCGAGAAATCACCCCGCGCCAATGCGGCGCGGCAATTGGCGCAGCGGCTGGCGCGTAGCGCCGGCGGAGGCGTGAACAGCGACGCCCCATCCTCGCCCGGCGCGCTGCTGCTGCATGCATGGCCGGATCGCGTCGCCAAGGCGCGCGGCGAGCGCGGGCGCTTCGTGCTCGCCAATGGCTCGGGCGCGATGCTCGACGCGGCCGACCCGCTGGCTGCGGAACCCTTTCTCGTCGTCGCGGACTTGCAGGGCAAGGCGCAGAATGCGCGCATCACGGCAGCGGCTGCGGTCGGCGAAGACGACATCCGCGCCTTGCTCGGCCACGCCATCGAAAGCCGCCGCGATACGCTGTTTGATCTCGAGCGCCGCAGCGTGCGGGTGCGCGAGCAGAGCCGGCTGGGCGCCATCGTGCTTGCCGAGCGCATGCTGCCCGCCCCGACTGGCGACGAGGCGAATGAAGCCGTGCTCGATGCTGTGCGTGCGCACGGTGTCTCCATCCTGCCATGGGGCAAGGAGGCAACGGCACTGCGCCAGCGGCTGTCATGGCTGCACAAGGGTCTTGGCGACCCGTGGCCGGATATGAGCGACGAGGCGCTGACCGCCCGGCTTGAGGATTGGCTGCTGCCCTTTCTCACCGGATCGGCCTCGCTCGCCTCCATCAGCGGCAATGCGTTGACGGCCGGGCTGACCGCGCTGGTGCCGCACGATCTTCAGCGGCGCATCGATGCGCTGGCGCCCACCCATTTCGATGCGCCATCGGGCAGCCACGTACCGGTCCGCTATGACGGCGAGCAGCCGGTTCTGGCCATCCGCGTGCAGGAACTGTTCGGCCTCGCTGCCCATCCGGCTATCGCCGGCGGCACGGTGCCGCTGACGCTGGAACTGCTGTCGCCGGCGCACCGGCCGATCCAGACCACGCGCGACCTGCCGGGCTTCTGGCGCGGCTCATGGGCGGATGTGCGCTCCGACATGCGCGGGCGCTATCCAAAACATGTCTGGCCGGAGAACCCGCTTCAGGCACAGGCTACCAGCAGGGCGAAGCCTCGCGGAACCTGA
- a CDS encoding Gfo/Idh/MocA family protein gives MFRWGVLSTAKIAREQLLPAIAGSDNGVVSAIASRDQARARQLADRWNAPHAFGSYEEQLACPEVDGVYIPLPTSQHVEWTAKAIGAGKHVLVEKPLALKAEDIALLIALRDRHKVLVSEAFMVVHHPQWIRVRELIAEGAIGRLRHVQGAFSYFNVDPQNMRNRPDLGGGALPDIGVYPTVTTRFATGSEPQRVQATIERDATFGTDIYSSVRADFGTFELSFYLSTQMAARQIMVFHGDRGFIEVASPFNAGLYDDHVVTLHNQNHDAAQLFRFPGAQQYRLQVEAFVRAARGGTDRIFTLEESVLNQKVIDAIFRAGEHDGWEPV, from the coding sequence ATGTTCCGCTGGGGTGTCCTTTCGACGGCGAAGATCGCGCGCGAGCAATTGCTTCCGGCCATCGCCGGTTCCGACAATGGCGTGGTGTCGGCAATCGCCAGCCGCGATCAGGCCCGCGCCCGGCAACTGGCCGACCGGTGGAACGCACCCCATGCCTTCGGCTCCTATGAGGAGCAGCTGGCTTGCCCGGAGGTGGACGGTGTCTACATTCCCCTGCCGACCTCGCAGCATGTCGAGTGGACGGCGAAGGCCATCGGGGCCGGCAAGCATGTGCTGGTGGAAAAGCCGCTGGCGCTGAAGGCGGAAGATATCGCCCTGCTGATTGCGCTGCGCGATCGGCACAAGGTGCTGGTCAGCGAAGCCTTCATGGTCGTTCATCATCCGCAGTGGATCAGGGTGCGGGAACTGATCGCGGAAGGGGCCATCGGCCGGCTGCGCCATGTGCAGGGCGCTTTCTCCTATTTCAACGTCGATCCGCAGAACATGCGCAACCGGCCCGATCTTGGCGGCGGCGCGCTGCCCGACATCGGCGTCTACCCGACCGTGACGACGCGCTTCGCAACGGGGAGCGAACCGCAGCGCGTGCAGGCCACCATCGAGCGCGACGCCACCTTCGGCACAGATATCTATTCCTCGGTGCGCGCCGATTTCGGCACCTTCGAGCTGTCCTTCTATCTGTCGACGCAGATGGCCGCGCGCCAGATCATGGTCTTCCATGGCGACAGGGGTTTCATCGAGGTCGCTTCGCCCTTCAACGCCGGGCTTTATGACGACCATGTGGTGACGCTGCACAACCAGAACCACGATGCGGCGCAGCTGTTTCGCTTCCCCGGCGCGCAACAATATCGCCTTCAGGTCGAGGCGTTCGTGCGGGCCGCTCGCGGAGGGACAGACCGCATCTTCACGCTGGAGGAATCGGTGCTGAACCAGAAGGTCATCGACGCCATCTTCCGCGCCGGCGAACATGACGGCTGGGAGCCGGTCTGA